The Aspergillus chevalieri M1 DNA, chromosome 5, nearly complete sequence genome includes a region encoding these proteins:
- a CDS encoding uncharacterized protein (COG:G;~EggNog:ENOG410Q07H;~InterPro:IPR036259;~TransMembrane:6 (i21-43o63-86i106-126o138-159i171-193o199-219i)), with protein sequence MGMKRESLGQRLKTSVCRPFAMSYSELIILLMSLYLTIIYIVLFTFLEGYTYVFGETYGISQGLTSLCWAGMLVGILLVSCVVPVVYSWTLKEYQKTSVIAPETRLWYAMLGGAPAVPISLFWMGWSSDPSISIWSPLAASVLFGYGITTIFIAAYMYLIDSYDIYSASALGFLVFTRYVVAGGVTVAGGPIYRSIGVHFALTILGSISGIMAPVPYLLHIYGPRIRKRSKYAVNINKE encoded by the exons ATGGGGATGAAACGCGAGAGTCTAGGCCAGCGTCTGAAGACCTCTGTATGCCGACCGTTTGCGATGTCCTACTCTGAGTTGATCATCCTCCTGATGTCGCTCTATTTAACCATCATCTATATCGTCCTCTTCACCTTTCTGGAGGGATACACGTACGTGTTTGGCGAGACATACGGCATCTCACAAGGACTCACTAGCCTTTGCTGGGCTGGTATGCTGGTTGGTATCCTGCTTGTCAGCTGTGTGGTGCCAGTGGTTTATTCCTGGACTTTGAAGGAGTACCAAAAAACCTCGGTCATTGCACCTGAGACAAGACTTTGGTATGCGATGCTTGGCGGTGCTCCAGCAGTGCCAATCAGTTTGTTCTGGATGGGATGGTCAAGTGAT CCATCTATTTCAATCTGGTCCCCGCTCGCCGCCTCCGTCCTCTTCGGCTACGGTATCACGACTATTTTCATCGCGGCCTATATGTATCTCATCGATTCCTACGATATATACTCGGCTTCCGCATTGGGATTTCTTGTTTTCACACGATATGTGGTTGCGGGAGGTGTAACTGTTGCTGGTGGCCCGATTTATCGCTCCATTGGTGTTCACTTCGCGCTTACGATCCTTGGTTCTATCAGTGGCATCATGGCTCCTGTTCCCTACTTGCTTCACATTTACGGACCGAGGATTCGAAAGCGCAGCAAGTATGCGGTGAACATCAACAAGGAATGA
- a CDS encoding uncharacterized protein (COG:S;~EggNog:ENOG410PWXG): MSHALSINIYARGDATLGDGPSHMGIVLSRISNLLTDFGDDMANIPEFEVGNCQDWVAGAVSMLEDAGVVGEGEGAFWRGMVNRSADGMEEACRGSGRFWILAPESSFEGIPDASFNDKEVRSVEKLVGNEAFFKMQALIGTGTSTETLSSEKGARKRPFYVSSPFFNQMGGKKD, encoded by the exons aTGTCCCACGCCCTCTCAATAAACATCTACGCTCGCGGCGACGCCACTCTCGGCGACGGGCCCTCGCACATGGGCATCGTCCT ATCGCGGATAAGTAACCTGTTGACGGATTTCGGGGATGATATGGCTAATATCCCCGAATTCGAAGTCGGTAATTGCCAGGACTGGGTCGCTGGAGCTGTCTCCATGCTTGAGGAtgctggtgttgttggggaaggggaaggggCGTTTTGGAGGGGTATGGTTAATAGGAGTGCGGATGGGATGGAGGAGGCTTGTCGAGGAAGTGGGAGGTTTTGGATTCTGGCTCCGGAGAGTAGTTTTGAGGGGATTCCGGATGCGAGTTTCAATGACAAAGAGGTGAGGAGTGTTGAGAAGTTGGTGGGGAATGAGGCGTTTTTTAAAATGCAGGCGCTTATTGGGACGGGGACTAGTACGGAGACTTTGTCTAGTGAGAAGGGTGCTAGGAAGAGGCCGTTTTATGTATCGAGTCCGTTTTTCAATCAGATGGGTGGGAAGAAGGATTGA
- a CDS encoding hybrid sensor histidine kinase/response regulator (COG:T;~EggNog:ENOG410QDVS;~InterPro:IPR001789,IPR003594,IPR003661,IPR036890, IPR036097,IPR011006,IPR004358,IPR029016,IPR005467;~PFAM:PF00512,PF02518,PF00072;~go_function: GO:0000155 - phosphorelay sensor kinase activity [Evidence IEA];~go_function: GO:0016772 - transferase activity, transferring phosphorus-containing groups [Evidence IEA];~go_process: GO:0000160 - phosphorelay signal transduction system [Evidence IEA];~go_process: GO:0007165 - signal transduction [Evidence IEA];~go_process: GO:0016310 - phosphorylation [Evidence IEA]), with product MAANAGTSAQPYFPLAQEREFFKYLPHDTSPSSSFNFARWQHECQPSRDTALVSFAQLGAFRLGAQRALISLFDRAQQHVLAEATPTLSLVGGHVRDDRDRLRLGCCSFPKDRGLCHLVSGLPSLEHDQVRWVMNGSAVVVPDVMEEWFECPQLLDELSDVRFYAAVPIISPRGFVIGAYSIWDNMPRPEGIDEHSLQFLKDMASTVMDHLVTEREYHNSQQAERMIVGLGSFVEGRATLRHSWREASAQYAASEQSGEMVEGQLNMEQQDLQEAAKGTDQKTLAYRDPQRGGDGVNQETVSHGPDKSSQKPKSSRGVLDGDEGPQEDVLLSSIKLVFSRAANLIRESIGAEGVMFFDPNSEKFGDLVNNTSRKVTGSGKDAGSSDEETDSSSSSSRRQPSSASEGENGESHGPSTCVCLGSSTSRVSSINSNSTADSEITVEKSLLTSLLRRYPRGKIFSYNANRAVSDDSDCISQATSGSEKSSPEDKARQTKKRRPTSKRRGKYSFIQDAEHLIKFFPDARNIMVLPVWDTDKNRCFAVNLVWTNSPERVFTTENELVYISAFANSIMMEIRRLDAKIANKAKTNLVSSITHELRNPLHGILGTSDILSDTAMNALQHGMVHTIEACGRTLLDTINNLLDFTFIDKYQKKRSPFGARQRATQRQSLEASREADGSRAEKPSYSQVELDQVLEEVTECVFAGYSFYNHPQTPPPALTDSFSRAAGDASLKRAGAEANRVTIIFDIDKDAEWSFHTHAGAWRRILMNTFGNALKYTSSGFIHLGLKSSRKEKKKKKRSCPDSEDEAEEYEVTLTVSDTGKGIGPEYLQKDLFTPFRQENALASGSGLGLSIVRQAVGSLGGSIEVNSTQGVGTTMTIRTPLTHHPAPSSDASVFQLLRSHVEGKSMGLLGFGSSLHSKRDSTLYSSLERLCQEWFGLSVTTVSPMQGQHQPYDFYLAVQTELDNEDREGRNLFNLGQHLAGDDGGSPVVVICQSPEEAHNMFIAAKNRGDESPIFEFISQPCGPRKLARALDLCIKRRLEKQAGQSSSPEEPTRWVEMPESSHLPLNLNPSDPPDERMKISKRPTADTMGSGSRSREGGDGTEPSSHVKEGAEEHTTGKSVLLVDDNSLNLQLLSVYTKKSGYDYLTAKNGVEAVETYKAQPGRFGVVVIDLSMPVMDGFEAARQIRRIEKQHKHQSNSAQPIIIAALTGLDSADAQKEAFGSGIDTFLIKPVKRPELQALLRQMNE from the exons TGGTCGGGGGCCACGTTCGCGACGACCGTGACCGTCTACGACTAGGATGCTGTTCGTTTCCGAAAGACAGGGGTCTTTGCCATCTGGTCTCCGGGTTACCGTCCCTGGAGCACGACCAGGTGAGGTGGGTCATGAACGGGAGcgcggtggtggtgccggATGTGATGGAGGAATGGTTCGAGTGCCCTCAGCTGCTAGATGAGCTATCTGATGTGCGTTTCTATGCGGCCGTGCCCATTATCAGTCCGCGCGGTTTTGTCATCGGCGCGTACAGCATTTGGGACAATATGCCACGCCCCGAGGGCATTGATGAGCATTCGTTGCAGTTTCTGAAGGATATGGCCTCTACGGTTATGGATCATTTGGTGACGGAGCGCGAGTACCACAACAGCCAGCAGGCCGAGCGCATGATTGTGGGCCTGGGCAGTTTTGTCGAGGGCAGAGCCACCCTGCGCCATTCGTGGCGTGAGGCTAGTGCTCAGTATGCGGCATCAGAGCAGTCTGGGGAGATGGTCGAGGGCCAGTTGAACATGGAACAACAGGATCTGCAAGAAGCGGCCAAGGGCACTGATCAGAAGACCCTCGCGTACCGGGATCCCCAGCGTGGGGGAGACGGCGTCAACCAAGAAACAGTCAGTCATGGGCCAGATAAGTCTTCACAAAAACCAAAGTCATCCCGGGGCGTTCTTGATGGCGACGAGGGCCCCCAGGAAGACGTACTATTGTCCAGTATCAAGCTTGTATTCTCCCGTGCGGCCAACCTAATCCGGGAGTCCATTGGCGCGGAAGGGGTCATGTTCTTCGATCCAAACAGTGAAAAATTCGGTGATTTGGTCAATAATACCAGTCGCAAAGTAACAGGCTCCGGCAAGGACGCAGGGAGCAGTGACGAGGAGACCGActcgtcatcttcatcatcccgACGCCAGCCATCCTCGGCCTCGGAAGGGGAAAATGGGGAATCACATGGCCCTTCGACTTGCGTCTGTCTGGGTTCTTCCACCTCGCGGGTATCTAGTATCAATAGCAACTCAACGGCGGACTCCGAGATTACGGTGGAGAAGTCCCTGCTCACCTCGCTGCTCCGTCGGTATCCTCGGGGCAAGATATTCTCCTACAATGCCAATCGAGCAGTCTCAGACGACAGCGATTGCATTTCTCAGGCCACGTCTGGGTCCGAGAAATCGAGCCCAGAGGATAAGGCTCGGCAGACTAAGAAGCGACGTCCCACCAGCAAACGAAGGGGAAAGTACTCTTTCATACAAGACGCCGAGCATCTAATCAAATTTTTTCCAGATGCCAGGAATATCATGGTATTGCCCGTGTGGGACACGGACAAGAACCGGTGCTTCGCCGTCAACCTGGTCTGGACAAATAGTCCGGAACGCGTTTTCACGACCGAGAACGAGCTCGTGtacatctctgcctttgcaAACAGCATCATGATGGAAATCCGACGCCTCGACGCAAAGATCGCGAACAAGGCTAAGACCAATCTCGTCAGCAGCATCACCCATGAGCTCCGCAACCCGCTCCATGGCATTCTGGGCACCTCCGACATTCTGAGTGACACGGCGATGAACGCCCTCCAGCATGGCATGGTCCATACCATTGAGGCTTGTGGCCGCACCCTGCTGGACACCATCAATAACCTGCTCGATTTCACGTTCATCGACAAATACCAGAAGAAACGATCTCCTTTCGGGGCACGGCAGCGTGCCACACAACGTCAATCACTGGAGGCCAGTAGGGAAGCAGACGGCAGCCGCGCCGAGAAGCCATCGTATTCTCAAGTGGAGCTAGACCAGGTGCTCGAAGAAGTGACGGAGTGCGTCTTCGCAGGTTACAGCTTCTACAACCATCCGCAAACACCGCCCCCAGCCTTGACGGATTCCTTCTCGCGAGCAGCGGGTGATGCATCATTGAAACGCGCAGGAGCTGAGGCAAATCGAGTCACGATCATTTTCGACATCGACAAGGATGCCGAATGGAGCTTCCATACACATGCCGGCGCCTGGCGCCGCATCCTGATGAATACCTTCGGCAACGCTCTCAAGTACACCTCTTCGGGCTTTATCCATCTCGGCCTCAAGTCCTCccggaaggaaaagaaaaagaagaagcgcTCATGTCCGGATTCTGAGGATGAAGCCGAGGAGTATGAGGTGACTCTGACCGTCAGTGACACCGGCAAGGGCATTGGCCCCGAATATCTGCAGAAGGACCTTTTCACCCCATTTAGGCAAGAGAACGCGCTCGCCTCGGGAAGCGGGCTGGGTCTGAGCATCGTCCGACAAGCGGTGGGGTCCCTCGGTGGCTCTATCGAGGTCAACTCGACCCAAGGTGTTGGTACCACGATGACTATCCGGACTCCACTCACCCACCACCCTGCACCCTCGTCGGACGCGTCGGTGTTTCAGTTGCTGCGAAGTCACGTTGAGGGCAAGTCGATGGGCCTGCTAGGTTTTGGGTCCTCGCTACACTCGAAGCGCGATTCCACGCTGTATTCGTCCCTGGAGCGACTATGTCAGGAATGGTTCGGCCTGAGCGTTACCACAGTATCTCCAATGCAGGGTCAACACCAACCCTACGACTTCTACCTAGCGGTGCAAACTGAACTCGATAACGAAGACCGTGAGGGTCGAAATCTGTTTAACTTAGGCCAGCATCTAGCGGGCGACGACGGCGGGTCCCCCGTCGTGGTGATTTGCCAGTCACCCGAAGAAGCGCACAACATGTTCATCGCGGCCAAGAATCGCGGTGACGAATCGCCCATCTTCGAATTCATCAGTCAACCTTGCGGACCGCGCAAGCTGGCTCGCGCCCTCGACCTGTGCATCAAGCGCCGGCTGGAAAAACAGGCAGGGCAGTCCAGCAGCCCTGAGGAGCCCACGCGGTGGGTCGAAATGCCCGAATCGTCGCATCTGCCGCTGAATCTTAATCCCAGCGATCCACCAGATGAGCGAATGAAGATCAGTAAGCGGCCGACTGCTGATACCATGGGAAGTGGGAGTCGCAGTCGCGAGGGTGGTGATGGAACCGAACCATCGTCGCATGTCAAGGAGGGTGCGGAAGAGCACACGACTGGGAAGTCTGTCTTGCTGGTGGACGATAATAGCCTCAACCTTCAGTTGCTATCCGTGTACACGAAGAAAAGCGGGTACGACTACCTAACAGCGAAGAACGGTGTTGAAGCTGTCGAGACGTACAAGGCCCAGCCAGGCCGGTTTGGTGTTGTTGTGATTG ACCTATCCATGCCCGTCATGGACGGCTTCGAAGCAGCCCGCCAAATCCGCCGCATTGAGAAACAGCACAAGCACCAGTCCAACTCCGCCCAGCCCATCATTATCGCGGCCCTGACGGGGCTGGACAGCGCGGATGCGCAGAAAGAAGCGTTTGGGTCGGGCATTGATACATTTCTTATTAAGCCGGTTAAGAGGCCTGAGTTACAGGCGCTTTTGCGGCAGATGAATGAGTAG